Proteins from a genomic interval of Desulfofustis limnaeus:
- the ade gene encoding adenine deaminase — translation MTEKDLIDVAGGHCPADLLLTDARIINVFTGAIDTGQVAIAGDRIVGIGDYQAHRTLSLANKFIAPGFIDSHVHLESSMVSVSEFVRAVMPLGTTTVVADPHEIANVLGMEGISLMLQAAEGQPMSIYYLVSSCVPATAMETAGAVLDAQTIGPLFAHDRILGLGEMMNFPGVLAGDPEVLAKIAAARARHKMVDGHCPGLSGKDLAAYLSAGIGSDHECVSAAEALEKIANGMTIMIREGTGAKNLDDLLPIITPRTEPFLMWCTDDRHPGDICSEGHINFLIRRAVKKGVDPVTAVRLATLNPSRYFRLPHVGAVAPGRRADLVVLSDLETFVPDAVYSGGQLVAQDGQLHPDVAVPKTAACPATMRVRRDTLDLEVKATGRQGLVIELVPGQIVTRRVVDDIAQHNGLAVSDPGRDLLKLVVVERHRATGNVGIGFVRGFGLRRGALASSVAHDSHHIIAVGTSDEELLRAIDTVIERGGGQVVVDSRRVETVLALPLAGLMSDEPLPSVLRQIDRLKAAARGLGAVPEDPFMALSFLALPVIPELKLTDRGLFDVTRFCHVPLFVG, via the coding sequence ATGACCGAAAAGGATCTGATTGACGTCGCCGGCGGACATTGCCCGGCCGATCTGTTGTTGACCGATGCCCGCATCATCAACGTCTTTACCGGTGCAATCGATACCGGCCAGGTGGCCATCGCCGGTGATCGGATTGTCGGCATCGGTGACTATCAGGCGCACCGTACGCTCAGCCTGGCAAACAAGTTTATTGCTCCGGGGTTCATCGACAGCCACGTGCATCTTGAGAGTTCCATGGTCTCGGTATCCGAGTTCGTCCGGGCTGTCATGCCACTCGGCACCACCACGGTGGTTGCCGATCCTCATGAAATTGCCAACGTCCTCGGTATGGAGGGCATCTCCTTGATGCTCCAGGCGGCCGAAGGCCAGCCGATGAGTATCTATTATCTGGTGTCTTCCTGTGTACCGGCGACGGCCATGGAAACTGCCGGTGCCGTGCTCGATGCCCAGACGATTGGGCCACTCTTCGCCCATGACCGGATCCTGGGGTTGGGCGAGATGATGAATTTCCCCGGAGTATTGGCCGGAGATCCGGAGGTGTTGGCCAAGATTGCAGCGGCCCGGGCCCGGCACAAGATGGTGGACGGCCATTGCCCCGGCCTGTCCGGCAAGGACCTGGCGGCTTATCTGAGTGCCGGTATCGGCAGTGATCATGAATGCGTGTCAGCCGCCGAGGCCCTGGAAAAGATAGCCAACGGCATGACGATCATGATCCGGGAAGGGACCGGTGCCAAAAATCTCGACGACCTGTTGCCGATCATCACCCCCCGTACCGAGCCCTTCCTCATGTGGTGTACCGATGACCGGCATCCCGGTGACATCTGCAGTGAAGGCCATATCAATTTTCTGATCCGCAGGGCCGTCAAAAAAGGAGTCGATCCGGTGACCGCCGTGCGGCTGGCCACCCTGAATCCGTCCCGCTATTTCCGCCTTCCCCACGTGGGTGCCGTCGCTCCGGGACGCCGGGCCGATCTGGTGGTTCTGTCCGATCTTGAAACCTTTGTCCCGGATGCGGTGTACAGCGGCGGACAACTGGTGGCCCAAGATGGTCAGCTGCACCCGGACGTGGCGGTACCGAAAACGGCCGCCTGTCCAGCAACCATGCGGGTCCGCCGGGACACGCTCGATCTCGAGGTCAAGGCAACAGGGCGGCAAGGGCTGGTGATCGAGTTGGTGCCGGGGCAGATCGTTACGCGTCGCGTTGTCGACGACATTGCCCAGCACAACGGGTTGGCCGTTTCCGATCCGGGGCGGGATCTGCTCAAGCTGGTGGTGGTCGAGCGGCATCGGGCCACCGGTAACGTCGGTATCGGCTTTGTCCGCGGTTTTGGTCTGCGCCGGGGGGCGCTGGCCTCGAGCGTCGCCCACGACTCGCACCATATCATCGCCGTCGGGACCAGCGACGAGGAGCTGCTTCGGGCCATTGACACCGTTATTGAGCGTGGCGGCGGCCAGGTGGTGGTGGATTCGAGGCGGGTCGAGACCGTGCTTGCCTTGCCGCTGGCCGGCCTGATGTCGGATGAGCCGCTGCCTTCGGTCCTGCGGCAGATCGACCGTCTCAAGGCTGCCGCCCGCGGCCTGGGGGCGGTGCCCGAGGACCCGTTCATGGCGCTATCATTTCTGGCGCTGCCGGTGATTCCGGAGCTGAAACTGACCGATCGGGGGCTGTTCGACGTTACCCGTTTCTGCCACGTACCGCTCTTCGTCGGGTGA
- a CDS encoding M48 family metalloprotease — MSTSRMAAFSEALARSLRLNRLTRRQALWLLGVSTVYPSTLSLQGCATSPVTGESILVGMSEAQERSIDAQVSPHQFSQDLGAVQDGQLNGYLSEVGRRVHGVSHRPDMPYSYRVLNANYVNAYTFPGGAMGVTRGIATELENEAELAALLGHEIGHVNARHAAQRQGQALLAQVAVVGLNIAAQDSQWGTLLGVGSQIGASALLASYSRDNEREADALGQDYMVRAGYPATGMTALHQLLVDEEKRQPSLLETMFSSHPMSAERRDIARERAATVYAASASIDPGRERFLDQTASLRQIKPTIDACKRGETAMAKKQFAEAEDQFRTALLGTPRDYAANIRMAQCLQAQGRGPQAIRYAEVARTIYPEEAQGHKLAGILSLSQRDPAAAYQAFDDVDRILPGDAGITFLKGVAAEGMGDRHRAARHYAAYLNLGQRGQAAQFAYSRLQQWGVVR; from the coding sequence ATGTCCACATCTCGTATGGCAGCATTTTCCGAGGCCCTGGCTCGCAGCCTGCGGCTTAACCGTCTCACCCGGCGCCAGGCCCTCTGGCTGCTCGGTGTTTCCACTGTCTATCCGTCGACTCTGTCGTTGCAGGGGTGCGCCACTTCACCGGTAACAGGAGAGAGCATCTTGGTTGGCATGTCCGAAGCTCAGGAGCGTTCCATCGATGCCCAGGTTTCGCCGCATCAGTTCTCTCAGGATCTGGGCGCGGTCCAGGACGGGCAACTCAACGGCTACCTGAGCGAGGTCGGCAGGCGGGTGCACGGGGTGAGCCATCGACCCGACATGCCTTATTCCTATCGGGTGCTCAACGCCAACTATGTCAACGCCTACACCTTCCCCGGAGGCGCCATGGGGGTGACCCGCGGTATCGCCACCGAGTTGGAAAACGAGGCCGAGTTGGCGGCACTTTTAGGGCATGAGATCGGCCATGTGAACGCCCGGCACGCGGCGCAGCGCCAGGGGCAGGCGCTACTGGCGCAGGTGGCGGTGGTCGGGCTCAATATCGCCGCGCAAGACTCGCAATGGGGCACGCTGCTCGGCGTCGGCAGCCAGATCGGCGCCAGCGCCCTGCTGGCCAGTTATTCCCGGGACAACGAGCGCGAGGCTGACGCCCTGGGCCAGGACTACATGGTACGGGCCGGTTACCCGGCTACCGGCATGACCGCCCTGCATCAACTCCTGGTGGATGAGGAGAAACGCCAGCCCAGCCTGCTGGAGACCATGTTCTCCTCACACCCGATGAGCGCCGAGCGCCGCGATATCGCCCGGGAACGGGCCGCCACCGTCTATGCCGCCAGCGCCTCGATCGATCCGGGGCGGGAGCGTTTCCTCGATCAGACGGCATCCCTGCGCCAGATCAAGCCGACCATCGATGCCTGCAAGCGCGGCGAGACGGCCATGGCCAAAAAGCAGTTTGCCGAGGCGGAAGACCAGTTTCGTACCGCCCTGTTGGGAACGCCCCGGGACTATGCGGCCAATATCCGCATGGCCCAATGTCTCCAGGCGCAGGGACGCGGGCCCCAGGCGATCCGTTATGCCGAGGTGGCGCGAACCATCTATCCGGAAGAGGCGCAGGGACACAAGTTGGCCGGCATCTTGTCGCTCAGTCAACGCGATCCGGCGGCGGCCTATCAGGCCTTTGACGACGTCGATCGGATCCTGCCGGGTGATGCCGGTATTACCTTTCTCAAGGGCGTAGCCGCCGAGGGCATGGGAGATCGCCACCGGGCGGCACGGCACTATGCCGCTTACCTGAACCTCGGGCAACGCGGCCAGGCGGCCCAGTTCGCCTACTCTCGTCTGCAGCAGTGGGGCGTGGTTCGTTGA
- a CDS encoding acyl-CoA dehydratase activase, which produces MNRFAGIDIGSRTIELVVIDADGVIQESLQADTGFDPMTAARAMIERVDFDQIMATGYGRTLFEISFAARTVTEIKAHARGARASFAEAQTVLDIGGQDSKSIALMDNGRVKKFEMNDRCAAGTGKFLEIMAKSLGFSIDDFGREALLATSGLTISSMCTVFAESEVTSLIAKGEHPRDIALGLHQSVIRRAAAMVNRVSSDGTIVFTGGVARNPCMVELLNKHLGRTVVVPGNPQQTGALGAALILLEEH; this is translated from the coding sequence ATGAACCGTTTTGCAGGGATAGATATCGGCTCGCGGACCATCGAATTGGTGGTAATCGATGCCGACGGCGTCATCCAGGAAAGCCTTCAGGCCGACACCGGTTTCGACCCGATGACCGCAGCACGTGCCATGATAGAGAGAGTCGACTTTGACCAGATCATGGCCACCGGTTATGGCCGCACTCTTTTTGAAATTTCATTCGCAGCTCGTACCGTTACGGAGATCAAAGCGCACGCGAGGGGAGCGCGGGCATCGTTTGCCGAGGCCCAAACTGTTCTTGATATCGGCGGGCAGGACAGCAAATCAATCGCGCTCATGGATAACGGGAGAGTGAAAAAATTCGAGATGAACGATCGGTGTGCGGCGGGAACCGGAAAATTCCTTGAAATCATGGCTAAATCGCTGGGTTTCTCCATTGACGATTTTGGCAGGGAGGCGCTCCTGGCCACGTCTGGCCTGACCATTTCCAGCATGTGTACCGTCTTCGCTGAATCGGAAGTTACCTCCTTGATCGCCAAAGGCGAACATCCGCGGGATATTGCCCTCGGCTTGCATCAAAGCGTCATCCGCAGAGCAGCGGCAATGGTCAACCGGGTTTCGTCGGATGGAACCATCGTCTTCACCGGTGGCGTCGCCCGGAATCCCTGTATGGTGGAACTGCTCAACAAGCATTTGGGCCGTACCGTGGTCGTTCCCGGCAACCCGCAGCAGACCGGCGCGTTGGGCGCCGCTTTAATTCTCCTGGAAGAGCACTGA
- a CDS encoding double-cubane-cluster-containing anaerobic reductase, producing the protein MNENLLISLQHAAEQNIEDIEQAKAAGRSVIGFYCLYSPTELAIAANAIPLSLCGTKNDPIGAAEQFLPRNLCPLIKSSFGFAVTDTCPFFRFSDIIVGDTTCDGKKKMFELLSRYKPVHVLQLPHNQDLGQALPFWLEELHRFKGIIERQTSCFISDDRLTSAIRLMNRVRLARTALMDVNRAVPAPLRGSQLLEILFKIGFLADKEQAIALMQDAAEAAANGAFLPAGGKPSRRRRILLTGVPVGIGSDKVVRIVEQCGADVVALENCSGYKKAFTVDETIDPMTALARQYLTTPCSVMSPNQGRMELIQRMLDDFSIDGVIDLTWQACHTYNIEAFLINELVQKERGISALHLETDYAASDTEQLRVRIEAYLEML; encoded by the coding sequence ATGAACGAGAACCTCCTCATCTCATTGCAACATGCAGCCGAACAGAATATCGAAGATATCGAGCAGGCCAAGGCAGCGGGACGATCAGTGATCGGTTTCTACTGCCTTTACTCCCCCACTGAACTGGCCATAGCGGCAAACGCAATCCCTCTTTCGCTTTGTGGCACTAAAAATGATCCGATCGGTGCTGCAGAACAATTTCTGCCGCGCAATCTCTGCCCGCTCATCAAAAGCAGCTTCGGGTTCGCCGTCACCGACACCTGCCCGTTCTTTCGGTTCTCCGATATCATCGTTGGCGACACCACCTGTGATGGGAAGAAAAAGATGTTCGAACTGCTATCCCGTTACAAACCGGTCCACGTCCTCCAACTGCCACATAACCAGGATCTCGGTCAGGCACTCCCGTTCTGGTTGGAAGAATTACACCGCTTCAAAGGTATCATCGAGCGACAAACCAGTTGCTTCATTTCCGATGATCGGCTGACCAGTGCAATCCGTCTGATGAACAGGGTAAGGCTTGCTCGCACCGCCCTCATGGACGTCAATCGGGCCGTTCCCGCTCCCTTGCGGGGGTCACAGCTCCTGGAGATTCTCTTCAAAATAGGCTTTCTGGCAGACAAGGAACAGGCCATCGCCCTGATGCAAGACGCGGCGGAGGCGGCAGCCAACGGTGCCTTTCTCCCGGCGGGTGGCAAGCCATCCCGTCGCCGGAGAATATTACTGACAGGGGTTCCGGTCGGGATAGGGAGCGACAAGGTGGTCAGAATCGTTGAGCAATGCGGCGCCGACGTGGTGGCCCTGGAGAACTGCTCCGGTTACAAAAAGGCCTTCACGGTTGATGAAACCATCGATCCGATGACTGCTCTGGCCAGGCAATACCTGACTACTCCCTGCTCGGTGATGAGCCCGAATCAAGGACGGATGGAACTCATCCAGCGTATGCTGGACGATTTCTCCATCGACGGTGTCATCGATCTTACCTGGCAGGCCTGCCACACCTATAATATTGAGGCCTTCCTGATCAACGAGCTGGTGCAGAAAGAACGGGGTATAAGCGCCCTCCATCTGGAAACGGACTACGCCGCAAGCGACACGGAACAGCTCAGGGTCCGTATCGAAGCTTACCTTGAGATGTTGTGA
- a CDS encoding phosphate ABC transporter substrate-binding protein, whose protein sequence is MRPVIVLVTALLLSSFSGLACLASDLDGFTGQKGTLKIAGGTAHIPVMKDAAQAVMEMNPEIKITIAGGGSGVGIKQVGEGIIDIGNAGREATTAELETFGLTMIRWAIDGVAVAVNPKNPVHALTSEQLRDIFAGRVTTWKDVGGEDRQINLYTRDEASGTREVFWTKAIKKEVIDTKANVVVSNGAMKTAIANDPYAIGYVSVGHIDETVAPVTLDGITPSLETVKNGDYKVARGLFSLTKGDPQGLAKLFLEYLLSPSGQDIVVEKGFISVQ, encoded by the coding sequence ATGCGTCCTGTAATCGTCTTAGTAACCGCACTTCTGCTCTCATCATTTTCAGGTCTTGCATGCTTGGCCAGTGACTTGGATGGCTTCACCGGGCAGAAAGGCACCCTGAAGATCGCCGGAGGAACGGCCCATATCCCGGTCATGAAAGATGCCGCCCAGGCGGTCATGGAAATGAACCCGGAGATCAAGATCACTATTGCCGGCGGTGGTTCCGGAGTCGGCATCAAACAGGTCGGCGAAGGGATTATCGATATCGGCAACGCCGGCAGGGAAGCGACCACCGCGGAATTGGAGACTTTCGGCCTGACCATGATCCGCTGGGCCATAGATGGTGTCGCTGTGGCGGTCAACCCGAAGAACCCGGTGCACGCGCTCACCTCCGAGCAGCTGCGAGATATCTTCGCCGGCCGAGTAACCACCTGGAAAGACGTGGGCGGAGAGGATCGCCAGATCAACCTTTACACCCGAGATGAGGCCAGTGGCACCCGCGAGGTATTCTGGACAAAGGCGATCAAAAAGGAAGTCATCGACACCAAGGCGAACGTGGTTGTTTCCAATGGCGCCATGAAAACCGCCATCGCCAATGACCCCTACGCCATCGGCTATGTTTCGGTGGGACACATCGACGAGACGGTCGCCCCGGTGACTTTGGATGGCATCACCCCGTCTTTAGAAACCGTCAAAAACGGTGACTACAAAGTCGCCCGCGGCCTGTTCAGCCTGACCAAGGGTGATCCGCAAGGACTTGCCAAGCTCTTTCTTGAATACTTGCTCAGTCCCTCCGGGCAGGACATCGTTGTCGAGAAGGGATTTATCTCAGTCCAGTGA
- a CDS encoding PstC family ABC transporter permease, with protein sequence MRKADSRQESILLAATIGSGTLVIGVFFLMLHLGWPLLVSGQFFSLLFQEWRPAEGIYGIYPMLVGSIAISLLALVISLPISLGAAFSATLLAPFWARSFLLLLVRYMAGIPTVVYGFVAVFFLVPFMREHVTGGSGFTILAAAIVLAILISPTMIIFFVNGLNSVSRSHRLAVDALGGRPTQKLLYLLIPQAWPSLAAGTIMGLGRAMGDTLISLMVAGNSIAVPETVTDSARTLTAHIALVIAADFSGMEFMSIFSCGIVLYIFTVLSVGVIRLSTGNKIE encoded by the coding sequence GTGAGGAAAGCGGATTCACGGCAGGAGTCGATCCTCCTGGCTGCCACCATCGGCAGCGGGACGCTGGTGATTGGCGTCTTCTTCCTCATGCTGCATCTGGGCTGGCCGCTGCTCGTCAGCGGCCAGTTTTTTTCCTTGCTTTTCCAGGAATGGCGGCCGGCTGAAGGGATATACGGCATTTACCCGATGCTGGTGGGCAGTATCGCCATTTCCCTGCTGGCCCTTGTCATCTCGCTTCCCATCAGTCTCGGTGCCGCCTTTTCGGCCACTTTGCTGGCCCCGTTCTGGGCACGCTCATTTTTGCTGCTGCTGGTCAGGTATATGGCCGGCATCCCGACCGTGGTCTACGGCTTCGTCGCCGTTTTTTTCCTGGTCCCGTTCATGCGTGAACATGTTACCGGCGGCTCCGGGTTCACCATCCTTGCAGCAGCCATCGTTCTGGCAATCCTTATCAGCCCCACCATGATCATTTTTTTCGTGAACGGGTTGAACAGTGTCTCCAGGAGCCACCGTTTGGCCGTCGACGCCCTGGGAGGCAGACCCACGCAGAAATTGCTCTATCTGCTCATTCCCCAGGCTTGGCCTTCTCTAGCCGCCGGAACGATCATGGGGCTTGGACGAGCCATGGGAGACACCTTGATCAGCCTGATGGTGGCCGGCAACAGCATAGCCGTGCCGGAAACCGTCACCGATTCGGCACGAACCTTGACCGCTCATATCGCGCTGGTTATCGCCGCTGATTTTTCCGGCATGGAATTCATGTCAATCTTTTCCTGCGGGATTGTCCTGTATATCTTCACCGTACTTTCTGTCGGCGTTATCCGTTTAAGTACCGGTAATAAAATCGAATAA
- a CDS encoding PstA family ABC transporter permease — MRWLAERFIIGLSLISTALLFLCVVVVTTSVFWRGLDAYNLQLIFGTVNPLDALLGRKPVFNGLLPALAGTALLVCCALAVATPVGLATGIYLAEYAPSRWRVVLSALFDILAGLPSIVIGLSGFAVTIYLHRLFPGRIGPCLLISALSLGFLVLPYIIRSTQLALESVEPAARLTAPALGATRWQTIRHVLLPASTSRILGGIILAIGRAAEDTAVIMLTGVVASAGLPRSLLEQFEALPFFIYYISSQYSTSDELEMGFAASFLLLLLCGFLFLLAFVFEKFLTRNFSTR; from the coding sequence ATGCGCTGGCTCGCTGAACGATTCATCATCGGACTATCTTTGATCAGTACGGCCCTGCTTTTTCTCTGCGTCGTCGTGGTGACCACCTCTGTTTTCTGGCGTGGGCTGGACGCTTACAACCTCCAGTTGATTTTCGGCACTGTCAACCCGCTCGATGCGCTGCTCGGCAGAAAACCGGTTTTCAACGGCCTCCTACCGGCCCTGGCCGGCACTGCGCTGCTGGTATGCTGTGCGCTCGCCGTCGCCACTCCGGTGGGCCTGGCGACGGGAATTTATCTGGCTGAATATGCGCCGTCCCGATGGCGGGTCGTCCTTTCAGCACTCTTCGACATCCTCGCCGGCCTCCCATCAATCGTCATCGGTCTCTCCGGTTTCGCCGTCACCATCTACCTCCATCGCCTTTTTCCCGGCAGGATCGGTCCGTGTTTGCTGATTTCAGCCTTGTCGCTTGGTTTTCTGGTGCTCCCCTATATCATTCGATCCACCCAACTGGCCCTGGAGTCGGTTGAGCCGGCGGCACGATTGACGGCACCTGCGCTTGGAGCCACCCGCTGGCAAACGATCCGACATGTGCTGCTGCCCGCATCCACGTCGCGCATCCTTGGTGGGATCATTCTCGCCATCGGCCGTGCCGCCGAAGATACGGCAGTCATCATGCTGACCGGAGTCGTTGCCTCGGCCGGCCTCCCCCGCTCGCTTCTCGAACAGTTTGAAGCCCTGCCGTTTTTCATCTATTATATCTCTTCCCAGTACAGCACCAGTGATGAACTGGAAATGGGCTTTGCCGCTTCATTTTTGCTGTTGCTACTGTGCGGTTTTTTGTTTCTGCTCGCCTTTGTGTTTGAAAAATTCCTCACACGAAACTTCTCCACCCGGTGA
- a CDS encoding phosphate ABC transporter ATP-binding protein has translation MDSSAKIITRSLTFSYGKRLLFGPIDLALPENNIIAVTGPSGAGKSTFLSIFNRLWEENGTGHVSGTVLLRLAGTVADIYRNDLDLSALRRKVGMVFQTPNPLPMSIRKNVAFPLFLAGRREGERDHLVERALQRAHLFDEVKDRLHEDARNLSGGQQQRLCIARALMLEPEILLLDEPTSSLDGTSSAGIEALLVELRQTCTLLMVSHYQDQVRRIADQVFEMIDQNLVRIA, from the coding sequence ATGGATTCTTCAGCTAAGATCATAACCAGATCCCTCACCTTCAGCTACGGCAAGCGGCTGTTGTTCGGTCCCATCGACTTGGCGCTTCCAGAAAACAACATCATCGCTGTGACTGGTCCCTCCGGTGCCGGCAAATCAACCTTTCTATCAATCTTCAACCGATTATGGGAGGAAAACGGGACCGGACACGTCAGTGGTACCGTGCTGTTGCGACTGGCAGGCACGGTGGCAGATATCTACCGTAACGACCTTGACCTTTCCGCATTGAGACGAAAGGTCGGCATGGTTTTCCAGACACCCAACCCTCTACCGATGAGTATCCGTAAAAATGTTGCTTTTCCCCTGTTCCTGGCGGGTCGTAGGGAAGGCGAGAGAGACCATCTGGTTGAGCGGGCGCTGCAAAGGGCCCATCTCTTCGATGAGGTCAAGGACCGCCTGCACGAGGATGCCCGTAACCTCTCGGGCGGGCAACAGCAGCGTTTGTGCATCGCCCGGGCCCTGATGCTGGAACCGGAAATTCTGCTGCTTGATGAACCGACTTCGTCTCTCGACGGCACATCGAGTGCCGGAATAGAAGCATTACTGGTTGAACTCCGGCAGACCTGCACCCTGCTCATGGTTTCCCATTATCAGGACCAAGTCCGGCGGATCGCAGATCAGGTTTTTGAAATGATCGACCAAAACCTGGTCAGAATTGCCTGA
- a CDS encoding NAD(P)H-hydrate dehydratase: MLAIVGTVPDPAVPVVAGNVELDRQSLVLAGNRFPVNRGTPALLAAAATMSRVLGQPPPFAYLVGDIGRGDGSRRLYAHLAQHLPHTDHQVITFHYLQPDVDWHGRVLLAVGEMNVTPLLIADAGFMYVAKMSGQADSYDLFTPDVGELSFLADEQAPHPFYTRGFILHMEEKVPEMIEMAYRHANAAKYLLVKGRRDYVADRRGIRAVIDTPSVPALEPIGGTGDTVTGIAAVLIQAGWGVPAAAEAAARINRRAGELAHPNPATQVSEIISRIESAAEELLQKISKG, encoded by the coding sequence ATGCTCGCCATCGTAGGGACCGTACCCGATCCGGCCGTGCCGGTAGTAGCGGGAAACGTGGAGCTTGATCGGCAGTCTCTGGTACTTGCCGGGAACCGTTTTCCCGTGAACCGGGGCACGCCGGCCCTGTTGGCCGCGGCCGCCACCATGAGTCGGGTGCTCGGCCAACCGCCTCCGTTTGCTTATCTGGTGGGCGACATCGGCCGGGGTGACGGGAGTCGCCGGTTGTATGCCCACCTGGCTCAGCATTTGCCTCATACCGACCATCAGGTCATCACGTTTCATTACCTGCAGCCCGATGTGGACTGGCATGGCCGCGTGCTGCTGGCGGTCGGGGAGATGAACGTAACGCCGCTGCTCATTGCCGATGCCGGGTTCATGTACGTAGCCAAGATGAGCGGCCAGGCCGATTCGTACGACCTCTTCACCCCGGACGTTGGTGAGCTCTCCTTCCTGGCCGACGAACAGGCGCCGCACCCGTTCTATACCCGGGGCTTCATCCTCCATATGGAGGAAAAGGTTCCCGAGATGATCGAGATGGCCTACCGTCATGCCAATGCCGCCAAGTACCTGCTGGTCAAGGGGAGGAGGGATTACGTGGCCGATCGCCGGGGCATCCGGGCAGTGATCGATACTCCGAGCGTACCGGCATTGGAGCCGATCGGCGGCACCGGAGACACGGTGACCGGTATCGCCGCTGTTCTCATCCAGGCGGGATGGGGGGTTCCAGCCGCCGCCGAGGCAGCGGCCCGTATCAATCGTCGTGCCGGGGAGTTGGCCCATCCGAACCCGGCCACGCAGGTGAGTGAGATCATTTCCCGGATCGAGTCGGCCGCCGAGGAGCTGTTGCAAAAGATTTCAAAGGGCTGA
- a CDS encoding DUF3343 domain-containing protein, translating into MRKAFSAPVSCDSRRKADRGFLVFENTSEVIQAEKTLKKHGWTVRVMGPPPEIQRGCDLVIEFPLIERLEIARLLSESGLEPLETVPVTGPLLQPVDLFQQVDYGDYLMVRAANMKICVEKCSQIIVNISGGGCPDVPYLAAMLVGRRLTEVPSPREIGHTLCGYALHLAYEEMLRQCSPS; encoded by the coding sequence TTGAGAAAGGCCTTCTCTGCGCCTGTATCGTGCGATTCACGGCGCAAGGCGGATCGCGGTTTCCTCGTCTTTGAAAACACCAGTGAGGTCATTCAGGCGGAGAAAACGCTCAAAAAGCACGGCTGGACGGTTCGGGTGATGGGCCCCCCTCCCGAGATCCAACGCGGCTGTGACCTGGTGATCGAGTTTCCATTGATCGAGCGGTTGGAAATTGCGCGGCTCCTCAGCGAATCTGGGCTGGAACCGCTGGAGACGGTGCCGGTGACCGGGCCCCTGTTGCAGCCGGTGGACTTGTTCCAGCAGGTGGATTACGGCGACTATTTGATGGTACGGGCGGCCAACATGAAGATCTGCGTGGAAAAATGTTCGCAGATTATCGTCAACATTTCCGGCGGCGGTTGCCCGGACGTCCCGTATCTGGCGGCGATGCTGGTGGGTCGGCGATTGACCGAGGTTCCGAGCCCCCGGGAGATCGGTCACACCTTGTGTGGCTATGCCCTGCACCTGGCCTATGAGGAGATGCTGCGGCAATGCTCGCCATCGTAG
- a CDS encoding sulfurtransferase TusA family protein — MATIIDARGLSCPQPVLLTLEAIKAGAEAELIVLVDTDTSRENVCRAAASQGYGVAKVDQDGEGYRLTVRRGVS; from the coding sequence ATGGCGACGATAATTGACGCACGAGGGTTGTCCTGCCCGCAACCGGTCTTACTGACGCTGGAAGCGATCAAGGCCGGGGCAGAGGCTGAACTGATTGTCCTGGTTGATACCGATACGTCTCGGGAGAATGTCTGTCGGGCGGCAGCCAGTCAGGGCTATGGTGTGGCGAAGGTGGATCAAGATGGAGAAGGGTACCGGCTGACCGTGCGCAGAGGGGTGTCGTGA